ATTTTTCCACAGTGGAGTCCAAGAGCATagaaacttcttgttcaaacTTCGTTGTTTCCTCCGAAGTCATGGTCTCTTCCCCAAACTGTGTAATCTTATAGTAAGTAACACCATTATCAAACTTTTTGATGACATCAGGATCAATATTCTCAAAATCGTAATCATAGTATGCTTCATCGGATAGAGTTATTGTATCGTATGACTTTGTCCATATACTAGGTAGAGGAGAACTACTTTCTGAGGAACCTAATATCACCGTactcaaaaatttgaacaTCAAAAAGCAGATAACTGAAATTAAAGCCCAATTGGCTATTCGTTTGACCCGAGATCCATTCCACGTAAAAGAGGCTGATTTAGTTTTTGGGTTCAGCTTCGACCTTGACACTGGTAATCGATAattgtcatcatcttttctcttttccCTTTTCGAACCCCAACGAAACATCATATACTATATGGATCCGGCAATTTATAGCTGGATATTACTGAATTGAATCGCCAACTCTAATGATTATTTTGATCTAGACCTCTGATTATTCGCTGAAATTTCGCCTTTAagactgaaaaattgtgACAGGACTGGAATAATGAAACTATAAACAACCAATTTTTAAGGTACTCCAAGACTACCGAAAGGCATCGAGTTAATTGAACTCGCTTGCACTAATCATAAGCTTGCTTATTACTACTGCTTATTTGCTTCGGGTATCCTTGAGATGTGTTGCGCAGCAAGTTCATACTACTGAAATATCTAGATATGTTCTTACTTGTACAGGTAAGGAAGGTATCAAACATTAACTAGTTGTTTGTGCTATATTCTTATACTATACTTGAAACTGTAAATTTTAGAATGTTGTAGTAAGTCCGGTAACATCGGGTCTGAACCACTCTCTCTTTAGAACTCGCCAAGTAAGCTGCGCCAGTTCGCTGGCTCGTTCTTCGCTCTTGGAACAGGCCTCAATATACACTTTTAATTTCGGTTCTGTACCCGAACCACGTATAGTGAACCTAACGCTTTCGTATGGTTTCGCTCCATTCACCTTAGTCCATGCGGTGATCATCTGAGAATTTGGATCCACTGGAAGATCGGGCCTTTGATTGACAGTATCCGATTGATAACCTAGTGTCAAGTCTCTGAACTTGTTAACCTTGAGCTCTTCGCCAATTCTGCTTGGGTAAGGATCATGGGTCTCGGAGTAATCGTTCCTTATGAAATCAAATACTTCCTTGATCACCTTAGGATCGTTGACTGAATAATAGCCGTTATATTCCTTGAACACGCcatatttctcaaagatgTCTTCCAACACTGTAAGCAGGGTCTTTTTTGACCCTACCAACCACTTTCTGTACATCTGAAGGAAAACACTTGCAGCGCTGATGCCGTCTTTGTCATGTTCCATTACGGGAAACATGTAGCCAATGGCCTCTTCGAAACCAAAAGGTACATAGTAGTTCATTGCCTCCAAATCAAGAGTGCGATTTCCGATCCATTTGAAACCAGTCAAAGTATCGATGTAGTGAAATTGCTCGATTTCTGCCATTTTCATAATCAATTGAGATGAGACGGTAGAGTTCAACATCGCAAGCGGGTGCTTTTCTTTGTACTcctcattcttcttttggtatttttgGAACTCATAAAATGCAAACAAGGCCCCGATTTCATTGCCTGTCAGCTGCCTCCATGTCCCGGTTTTATTGTCTTTGACAGCTGCAGAGAAACGATCTGCATCAGGGTCATTAGCCAATACTAGCGATATGCCATTTTTGTCGGCAACACTGATCGCCATATCCAATGCTCCTTTTTCCTCTGGATTTGGGAAAGGAACGGTTGGGAAGCTGGGATCTGGTAATTGTTGTTCCTTAACGCAAAGATAATCTCTCCCgtttatcaaattcataGTCTCCTCCGCAATCTGGCGAAATATATCGTAGCCCACGCCATGGATCGGAGTATAGACGAACCATGGCtttccttctttctcaGCACTTATTGTAGTCCTGTCAACGAGAGACTGTcccatcttctttgtgTATCTTTCAATCATCTCTTCCCCAGCATATACAAGACATTTCGTATCAAGCCCTTCTTTCAGAAGTTCGTCCCACTTCCAGGCTTTTGGCCACAACGTTAGGTTTTCTTCGATACTCTGTGCGATCTCACTGTCATGAGGAGGAATGATTTGACACCCATTGGAATAGTAAACCTTGTAGCCATTATCCATCTTTGGATTGTGGCTAGCCGTGATCATAACACCCACAGATGCTCCAACTTCATTCACCGTGAAAGGTACAATTGGTGTATGAACGAACTTATCCCCATCATTGAGAAATATAACTTTGAACCCCGCTTGCAAAAACGTTGCAACCGTAGCTAAAGCAAACTCTTGTGAATTAAATCTGTGATCGTGGCCAACAACAGCGGTCAGGGCATCTGGGAACTGTTTCTTGATATGTTGAGCCAGCCCCTGTGTGGCTTGCAACACGACAAGAGTGTTCATGCGGCTAAAGCCAGCCTCCATCCGTGAGCGAAGGCCAGCTGTACCAAACAGTATTCTAGTATCGAGCCTCTTATGCAATTCAAGCCAATCTTTGGCCTTGCATAGATTCAAGATTTCCAAGCGTGTCTGTTTATTACCATCCTGAGAAAGCCAAGAGGCGACCAGTTGGCTCAAGTCTGTTGGCACACTATTAATTACCTCTTTCTCATCACTTTGGATTATCCTACCTGTCATCTGTATATGTTTAATAGTAAAGTACTAAAGTTTGTATCATTGATGATCGCGACATCTTTTATTAATCAAGTAAAGTTATTCTGAAAGGAAAAGCACTGAGTAAACAGTTAGCTGTAATTTTTACCGTCTTTCATAACG
This DNA window, taken from Torulaspora delbrueckii CBS 1146 chromosome 2, complete genome, encodes the following:
- the PRM15 gene encoding phosphoribomutase PRM15 (similar to Saccharomyces cerevisiae YMR278W; ancestral locus Anc_8.840), encoding MTGRIIQSDEKEVINSVPTDLSQLVASWLSQDGNKQTRLEILNLCKAKDWLELHKRLDTRILFGTAGLRSRMEAGFSRMNTLVVLQATQGLAQHIKKQFPDALTAVVGHDHRFNSQEFALATVATFLQAGFKVIFLNDGDKFVHTPIVPFTVNEVGASVGVMITASHNPKMDNGYKVYYSNGCQIIPPHDSEIAQSIEENLTLWPKAWKWDELLKEGLDTKCLVYAGEEMIERYTKKMGQSLVDRTTISAEKEGKPWFVYTPIHGVGYDIFRQIAEETMNLINGRDYLCVKEQQLPDPSFPTVPFPNPEEKGALDMAISVADKNGISLVLANDPDADRFSAAVKDNKTGTWRQLTGNEIGALFAFYEFQKYQKKNEEYKEKHPLAMLNSTVSSQLIMKMAEIEQFHYIDTLTGFKWIGNRTLDLEAMNYYVPFGFEEAIGYMFPVMEHDKDGISAASVFLQMYRKWLVGSKKTLLTVLEDIFEKYGVFKEYNGYYSVNDPKVIKEVFDFIRNDYSETHDPYPSRIGEELKVNKFRDLTLGYQSDTVNQRPDLPVDPNSQMITAWTKVNGAKPYESVRFTIRGSGTEPKLKVYIEACSKSEERASELAQLTWRVLKREWFRPDVTGLTTTF